Within Lolium rigidum isolate FL_2022 chromosome 5, APGP_CSIRO_Lrig_0.1, whole genome shotgun sequence, the genomic segment cggcttgggagtagcgattaatcggaattcggacgattaactgatttaatcggtcggctattaatcggtgcaatctacacaaattagcacttaaaataatttatataagaaaaataatagtatatgagcctctatatttCTCTCCCTACTTCTCTAAAGTCTAAAATCCTAGAAAAACTTCTACACTTCTCCTCCATGATCTAATCTTTAAGTTGAggagcgaatcaggatccactagccgaagccgcgctccttccttccacttcttctcctctcacctctgaagtttatattctcccaccacctacctagggtaggtcccctcttacacctcaaccacctaacctattgaaggtGCCCGCTAGTTCCTGGACGAGCTCTTCATGGTGATCGAGCTTCTGTAATCTGAGGTCTGGGAAACTATGAGTAACTGGTCTGGGAGGGCAAGAAACTATTTGGCAACAGTGGAAATAAAGCTattggaggctgcaatcaagtgggagcttcgcaaaatctactttattggggaggggtagcgcctgtattagcgatatgcattgaaaatattgtaacttttttgaccaagtgtggtagttaatcgggaaaatacctagtaatcggactttcggacTGATTagtcgggctaaaggattaacacaagagattaatggtaatcgacacggtcaagcccctagtagcgatatcggcctagtttttgaacagtggtaTTTTTGAAAATGCACTAAACATCAGCATTTGGCCGTTTGGTCTAAAAAGCGCAAATATGAGGTAAATATATTAAATCGGCAAAACTTTTTTGTGTTAGATGTTGTGGCGAAAAATTACCGCGAGAGGGAGAAAAACGCCGCGcccgtggcatcattttattgagttttatttttattttgaaaatgcaCTAAATATCCGTATTTGGCCCTTTGCTCTAAATGTCGCGATTGTTCAAAAAATATATTAAATTGTCGAACTTTTTTTTTGTCGGAAGTTGCGTCAAAAAATTAACGCGAGACAGGAAAAACGGTATTGTTCGGGTACTGTTCATGGCGACCAGCGCTGTACATCGAGTACTGTTCAGCCACCGTCACTGTTCATCAACACTGTTCATTGTAGGACACTATTCAGCAACTGTTGCTATAGCAGACATTGAGTTGCTCATAGGCTAAGAAATCAGCCAGCTTTTATATAGGTATctatcataggagcatttgctcccactatGTGAATGTACATTTCGAAGTGACAAAAAAATTTaaagtaaaaattttcatgtacatctacacattttatgttcgtgcacaagttttcaaaagaaactaaaaaaatttgtggctcctgtaaaaaagacaaattttgatgctataacacgactacgtacaggacatttttttgtcttttttatacacgccacataaaatattatttctccatgaaaacttgtgcactaacaaagaatgtcacgatatacaccaaaaaatttatgtcagatttttttgacatttttaaattgtttctttaattaatttgtataatgggagcatttgctcctatgagccaaaacgccacctccgatAGGGTATGACATATTGCTTATTCGCGGTAAGCATCTCTACCAAACCTAAACTTAGCAATTCCGGAAAAAAAATTCCTCCAACACGATGACCTGTTTGGGAGGAACCCGGGCTACCAATCGGCCTCTTTCATCCTCCCAACCAAACGGCTGGCAACCGGCCACCCTTAGCCACTCGAGGACCAAACAGCCCCTACGACGCTCTCGACCTCTCTAGAGTCCTCCAATCAGCCGGAGGACGAAGCCCCTGCACTGCACCCTACTCTCTATCCGCCTCGGCTCGCCGGAGGACAGCCGCCGCCACCTGCTCCCTGAAGATGGACGCCGTGGGCGCCCGCCTTAGCCGCTCCTCCACGCGGTACGGCCCCGTCGGCAGCAGCAACGCCTCCTTCAGCGGGACCGTCAGGAAGTGGCGCAAGGCGTGGGCCCCACTCGCTGGCGGGGCCAgcgtaggcggcggcggcggcgcgggatccGCCTCCGCCGGTATGGGCCCCATTGGGTGCCCCAGGGGCAACAAGATGGTGCTGCTCAAGTGGGCGCCGGtgaacggcgccggcgccggcgacggtaACGCTAACGGCAAGGAGGTCGCCGCGGCCGCCACCAGGCGGCGGTACGTTCCGGTAAGGCTGCTCGAGCTCCAAGGATTAGGTCTTTTCGGCTGTATGGATGCTTCCTTGCGCCCTTGTTGGTTCGATCTGCTCTCGGAGGTCGGACAATGTCGCAGTTCTTGGCTTCTCCCCGGTCATAGTTTTAGGCACAATGTAGGATGGGATAGGGTCACGCGGATTCTTCTTGGATGACTTCGGTACCAACAACCAGTGTCCGGACGATGGTAGATGTAGGATTTGGCATTCTACTTCAGCTTGGGTTGCGCTAGGGTTTTGGGGCGTAACCATTGTAGGATTTGCTAGATTCGAGTTGATGATAGTACTAGGCCTTGCAATTTTAGCAACACTCGTTCAAGATGGGTCGTGGTGGTTCACGAATTGTGGAGATTTCTGAGTGAATTTTCTATTTACCTGTGAATCTGCCTCGAGGTTTAGCCTTGTGGTCAGAAATTTGAGGATTAGTGGCGTTCCTCAGTTAGTCAATTTAGTAGTTGCACTGATAGTTAAACTGAAGGCCATTGGTTGATTACCTGgttttcttatctttattttagttCGTGACACCTATAATCAGACATGTTTTGAAAAAAAGAAGTCTAGTTTGCTTGGTCCGATTTGAACCCAAAACTATGAAGCTGTCTATATTAAACCCTGAAATTTCTAAAACAGTCTATATTAAACTTCAATTACCTAGCATTTCCTACATCTAAGATTATTTCACACTATTTGAAACcccgaaaggaaaaaaaaagtgtcCAAAACAGAGATCTGGTTCATGTTGCATGGTTTTGGAAGTTCTTAGTTCAAATCAGACCAGGCATCATAGTCCAGGATTTAGAAAGACTTCTTTCGATGCTTTACAATTGTTGGGGAAATCTAATATTCTCTTGTGGATGCAACCAATTTTGGGTAGGACTTAATGCTCTTTTAGTTTGTTCCTGTAGTCATTGTCAGTGATGTTGAGCTTCAGGTTAGCTTTAGTTAGAGGCTTCGATCCAGCGGATGCACTGAATTTCTCTAGAACTATGTGTGCACTGAGAAAGACTGTCATCAATGCCTATCTAGTAAATCTAGTTGCTCGATGAAGATGCAACAAATCCAGGGTGACTTCAGTCATTTCATCTATTTAGAATTAGTTCATCTTTTATTTGGGAAACAGATATAACTGAATAGACCCAATTGATACATCAAGTTATAAATTTTCAATCATTTCATTTGGAAGCTCCTAGCAACAATCTACTGTTGAGTTCATTTCTTAGATCTATTGTGGTAACCTTTTTTCCCTTATGCAAGTAACTGAGCAAGGATCCCATTAATCATTTTGCACAGAAAATTAAGAATGCACCTCTTAAGCTTTTTTTTCCCCTTGCGTGACATCAATGTCAGTTTTTACGGTTATCAATAGGGCATTCTACTTACCACTTACCAGAGAGATAAAACGCGCACTACATTCTCAGTGATAAAACTCATGTCTCAGTATCCTCTTGCAGGCTTTGCCGCAGAACCCTACCAGAAAAAGTGGCAGCACCGAGCTAAACTTGAACCTTGGTTTGGAAGACCCAGATGATGACAGCGATGCTGATTTGAGCGCAGACGAACAACCTGACTCGAGCAGCACCCCGCGTTCGGAAAACCGTCTGAAGAGGAAAGTGTTTTAATTGTCGACCTCGCAGATTAGAATCTAAGCAGCTACTCCATATAGCACAGGAGTTCTGAACCATGTGCATGCGAATGCGTTTGCAGTCGTAACCTTATTAGTGCCTCAGCATCTAGCTTGTATCTGCCACCCTCCCTTCTTATTTCAGTAAAGACGTACTGATGTTGTTTCGTGCTAATGGGAATGCTTATCACATTGTTATTCTTGTATAAATTGTCATGAGGTTACGAGGGAACTGGCAATGTACCACCTTGTTTAGCTTTTGTTACGTTGTAGTCTGTTTGATCTACTTCAGTGGTTGGGCATTTCGCAGTTATTTTCTGAAAGGAAGACATTTCACAGTTCTTGGCTTCTCCGGGTCATTACTTTAGGCGCACTGCAGGAGGGGAGCGGATCATGCGGGTTCTTCTTGGATGAAATTGGTGCTAAACTTAACAACTAGGGCCTATTGAATCACACTGTAGTACGGAGTGCTAGATGAAAATGTAACATCGAGACACATGATGGGAAATTAACCTAACTAGTATACAAGAAAGACAGATAGATTCAACCATTTCAAGTATTTTGGGAGACTGATGTCGTAATAAGCCGAACTGATAAAGTTCCATTTTTCCAGTCATTTCACCCTGAAAGTAGCTAGACCCTACTGTTTGGGTGGATCTATTCAGCTAATCCCTTtcgccttgttttttttttcaaaatggggtgCCCCTGCCTCTGCGTCAATTGATACATACGGCTCTTTATTAAAGTAAGTCACACCAAAACAGTAGTAGCAGTACACAATTATTACAACTAATGGATCAATTAAAGTCTTAACACAGATAAGCCACCTAAAAAAAGCTAGAAGAAAAAAGCGATTGAGCCATTATGATGTGAGCCTTTTCTCAGACCGCCAACCGCACTGGCTGTAGAAATCCCGTGCGACCGTCACCGaacggttgcacccaatatccatgtcTCGATGTTCCTCCACCGGTTGCAAGAAGGATCACATATGGATCCAATGAGTGGCCTCCCTTTCGCCTTGTGTCAAACTGACAATGAATATTaagaaaaaatccatacaaattttgagcttagagcatctccactcgtcccccctatATGGGCTTCGGTGCAACCGTTTTAGGGCCCATATGGGGGGCGCCAACGGTGAAACTAAATAGGGGCCAGGCGGCTGCCGGTCGCGGCCCCTATAcataaaaatttaaatttgtaaAATATAACAAAATTCGAAGAAAAAGTAAATTCATTGATAGTTCAGCCATTTTTGGCTGATATTtatacaaatttaaaaacatagaTTAAAAAAAAACTAGCAACTATCGCCGTCGTGCCCTAGCCCTAGGTGGCGGTACATCGCCGTCGCGTAGTCCTCGCCATCGTCGGCTCCTCCTTCGGTTGCGGAAGGTAGTTGTTGCAGCCCTAGCCGGCGTCGCCGCGCCTCCTGCGCGGCCTGCTGGACGGGCcagcctcctcgtcgtcgtcgaggtTGATGACGAGGCCAAGGCGacggcggcgctcctcctcctcgcgtcgGTAGTCCGCCGCGCACCACGCCTCGTCGAACTCGTTCGTCGCCGCGAAGGATTCCAGCTGGGCTTGGTGCAGCCCAGGGAACTCCTCCGGGTCGTCGTCCGCCTTGACGATGGACGCCGCCGCCTTGTATTCCGGCAGTGGCGTCCACTCGCGCTGGCGCGGCGGAGATGGCTCGCAGATGACATTGGCGGGCATTAACATTGCCGCTGAAGACGAGCAGGTGGCGCTGAAGACGTGCAGATGCATTAACGCCGATGCGACTCGACGTGGAAGGCGAGCAGGCGGTCCTGAAGACGAGCAGACACATTAACGCTGACGCGGCTCGACGCAGAAGACAAGTAGGCTTTGACGGGCGCGGAAGGCGATGAGGAAGACGACTCCACCGACGCTGACGGGGCGGGTCCACAGCATGCATGCGTTTCCCGTGGCTTCTCTTTCGCGTCGTTTCCGCCAACACGCGGCGCGCCGGCGCCCCCCACTAGCCTCCTTTTCTACTAGGTTCAATCTAGAGACACCGAATATAAAGTTGAGCCGCACTGGCTAAAAAATATTTTTGGCGGCCGCGGAAATTTGGGCGCCTGCACTCCCCAAAGTTTGTTTTCTTCTCGTCTTTTGCTTATCCAAACAACCACTTAAGTTTTGTTGCCTTCTCCACCCGGTCCACCACTTCCACTAACCTCCAAGGTCACCTCACGTCGCCACCGCTGCGAACGGCGGCGGAAGCCAGCTTGCTCCTCGCAGCAGCTCACCATAAACGTAGTCGGCTCCTCCCCCTTCCTTCTCCAGGGGGATTAATCCCGTCGTCTCGCCTGCTGCCGGTTAGGGCTCCTCCTCTAGCCCCTAGCTTGCAAGGGCAGAATTCGGAGAAGAAACGGAGCGCAATTCCGTTAGCGAGTAACCAGAAGTCCGGATCTTTGATATCCGTATCGCGATTAGACTTGGATTTGCTTCACCTCTTCGAATTAGGAGTGTGCCCTCGATTGGTGCCTTTCGTCTGAAGAAATTTGTCAGCTTTGTCCAAGCATCAGGTTTGTCTTTGCGACTTAGGGAGTTACTACTGAAGAAATCTAGCCACTAGTCTGCCTTCCCTCAGTTATACTGAAGAAATTTGTGTGCTTGGCTGAAGTTCCAGATCTTTGCAGAGAGACCCAGCTGACCTGCTCACATGGAGCTCTGGAGCGTCGCCTTGATAATGAGCTTAGGGAGTCTAGCTATACATTGGACATATTTGTGCTCCCTAGTCTTCAGAGTTTTGCCAAAGCTGCTAGGCTTCACTCCCAGTTCACTGAAGAAATTCTGCAAAGATGTTCATCAACCACTGACCAAGACTATGGGCACATGGCCAGAGCTGCCTCAGGACATCTTAATGGGTATCTTCGCCACACTTGAAATGCCTGACCTTATACGTGCTGGCGCCGTCTGCCTCTCTTGGCACTCTGCATTTACCAGCCTACGAAGCCTTGGGCAGTATAAACTGTCGCAGACGCCGTGCCTCCTCTATACTTCTGAATCTGCAAGTGATAGCTCTGCTTACCTCTACAGCTTCAATGAAAAGAGATCATACAAGTTAACTCTTCCAGAGCCACCTATCCGCACTAGGTGTTTGATCGGGTCCTCTCATGGCTTGTTGGTTACTGTTGATGAGAGATCTGAGATGCATCTTGTCAATCCGATCACATGTGAACAGATTGCTCTACCTTCAGTGATCACAATCGAGCACGTGAAGCCCATCTTCGACGAGTACGGCGTTCTCCACAAGTATGAGTTCTCATGGCACACTGGAATGTGTGGTTGTAACTCATCGTGGATCTTTGCCCTTGACAAGCTGCGGGAAAAACTCCAATATAAGGCGTTTGTGTTCCCTGATGCATCCACGGGAAGCTACATTGTGGTGCTCATCCATAATCCGTTGCGCCGGCTCTCTTTTGCAAGGGTAGGGGATGATAAATGGACCTGGCTGCCACCTCATGATCTCTACTGTGATTGCATTTACAAGGATGGCCTGTTGTATGCTGTGTCCAAAACAGGAGATCTTCGCACTTTTGATCTTAGTGGCCCTGTGATCACAATGAGGACGATTATAAGCACACCCAGGAAGTATGAACATGAGTACGTGTACATTGTTCAAGCTCCATGGGGTGATCTTCTGCTCATTTGGAGAGTCTTTGAGGATTATGATATAGAACCTGACCCTGGGGCATCTGTGTTTTGGAATACTACAGGATTCAGAATATATCAAGTTGAAGCTGCGGAAAGTGGACTCAAGGAAATCAATTGCTTGCGTGACCATGTTTTGTTTCTTGGGCATAATCAATCGCTTTGTCTCAGTGCTGAAGAATACCCGTCTCTTAGGGCAAATCATGCCTACTTTACTGACGATAATGCGTTGTGGACATTGGGATTTAAGAATAAGCAACGTGATATGGGAATTCTCAACTTGGATGATAACAGCAAGGAAGAACATGTATCTCCTCAGCTTTGTGACAACTTTCCGGCTCCTATTTGGATTACACCTGATCTTAGAAACATGAATGTGGCTTCAGGGGC encodes:
- the LOC124654847 gene encoding uncharacterized protein LOC124654847, yielding MDAVGARLSRSSTRYGPVGSSNASFSGTVRKWRKAWAPLAGGASVGGGGGAGSASAGMGPIGCPRGNKMVLLKWAPVNGAGAGDGNANGKEVAAAATRRRYVPALPQNPTRKSGSTELNLNLGLEDPDDDSDADLSADEQPDSSSTPRSENRLKRKVF
- the LOC124654689 gene encoding probable F-box protein At4g22165; the protein is MELWSVALIMSLGSLAIHWTYLCSLVFRVLPKLLGFTPSSLKKFCKDVHQPLTKTMGTWPELPQDILMGIFATLEMPDLIRAGAVCLSWHSAFTSLRSLGQYKLSQTPCLLYTSESASDSSAYLYSFNEKRSYKLTLPEPPIRTRCLIGSSHGLLVTVDERSEMHLVNPITCEQIALPSVITIEHVKPIFDEYGVLHKYEFSWHTGMCGCNSSWIFALDKLREKLQYKAFVFPDASTGSYIVVLIHNPLRRLSFARVGDDKWTWLPPHDLYCDCIYKDGLLYAVSKTGDLRTFDLSGPVITMRTIISTPRKYEHEYVYIVQAPWGDLLLIWRVFEDYDIEPDPGASVFWNTTGFRIYQVEAAESGLKEINCLRDHVLFLGHNQSLCLSAEEYPSLRANHAYFTDDNALWTLGFKNKQRDMGILNLDDNSKEEHVSPQLCDNFPAPIWITPDLRNMNVASGAA